A genomic region of Branchiostoma lanceolatum isolate klBraLanc5 chromosome 4, klBraLanc5.hap2, whole genome shotgun sequence contains the following coding sequences:
- the LOC136433013 gene encoding serine-aspartate repeat-containing protein F-like isoform X1: MVLNRYLFYSEWLSVATLCLLSHSTRDRHRGRTFVRTALIRYLFYTVFYRLNLDPNMSLPMETATAADPEPSPAGNTDRLMRLKNRREAFLKLQNRARRLPAMDMMERPTEVVSSTHYRKEEPLKMRSHGKYRAIWIMRIDRDQDEPSSADSDQDEPSSADSDQDEPSSADSDQDEPSSADSDQDEPSSADSDQDEPSSADSDQEEPSSADSDQDEPSSADSDQNEPSCDEDEPSFLLEHLFEEDEPSSDEDEPSSADSDQEEPSSADSDQDEPSSADSDQDEPSSADSDQEEPSSADSDQEEPSFLLEHLFEEEDEPSSDQDEPSSADHEEPSCDEEASCDDADLSSLSSAGSEYGKGKKRGSRRKVKWWRRLFCCCIKPDVTDDELD, encoded by the exons ATGGTTCTAAACCGTTATCTGTTCTATTCTGAGTGGTTATCCGTGGCAACCCTGTGTTTGCTCAGTCATTCCACGAGAGACCGTCATCGTGGAAGGACGTTCGTCCGAACAGCTCTGATTCGCTATCTGTTCTACACTGTGTTCTACCGTCTGAATCTTGATCCAAACATGTCTCTGCCAATGGAAACAGCAACAGCAGCCGACCCAGAACCATCTCCAGCCGGTAACACCGATAGACTCATGAGACTAAAAAACCGGCGTGAGGCCTTTCTGAAGCTTCAGAACCGGGCCAGGCGGCTGCCTGCTATGGACATGATGGAGAGACCTACGGAAGTCGTCAGTTCTACACACTACAGGAAGGAGGAGCCACTGAAGATGAGGAGCCACGGTAAGTATCGCGCCATCTGGATTATGAGGATCGATCGCGACCAGGATGAGCCCAGCAGTGCAGACAGCGACCAGGATGAGCCCAGCAGCGCAGACAGCGACCAGGATGAGCCCAGCAGCGCAGACAGCGACCAGGATGAGCCCAGCAGCGCAGACAGCGACCAGGATGAGCCCAGCAGCGCAGACAGCGACCAGGATGAGCCTAGCAGCGCAGACAGCGACCAGGAGGAGCCCAGCAGCGCAGACAGCGACCAGGATGAGCCCAGCAGCGCAGACAGCGACCAGAATGAGCCCAGCTGCGACGAGGATGAGCCCAGCTTCCTCCTGGAGCATCTCTTCGAGGAGGATGAGCCCAGCAGCGACGAGGATGAGCCCAGCAGCGCAGACAGCGACCAGGAGGAGCCTAGCAGCGCAGACAGCGACCAGGATGAGCCCAGCAGCGCAGACAGCGACCAGGATGAGCCTAGCAGCGCAGACAGCGACCAGGAGGAGCCCAGCAGCGCAGACAGCGACCAGGAGGAGCCCAGCTTCCTCCTGGAGCATCTCTTCGAGGAGGAGGATGAGCCCAGCAGCGACCAGGATGAGCCCAGCAGCGCCGATCACGAGGAGCCCAGCTGCGACGAGGAGGCAAGCTGTGATGACGCGGACCTGTCGAGTCTCTCTTCAGCTGGATCAGAATATGGTAAAG GGAAGAAGAGAGGCTCCAGGAGGAAGGTGAAGTGGTGGAGGAGACTCTTCTGCTGCTGCATCAAGCCTGATGTCACCGATGACGAGCTGGATTAG
- the LOC136433013 gene encoding serine-aspartate repeat-containing protein C-like isoform X2 gives MSLPMETATAADPEPSPAGNTDRLMRLKNRREAFLKLQNRARRLPAMDMMERPTEVVSSTHYRKEEPLKMRSHGKYRAIWIMRIDRDQDEPSSADSDQDEPSSADSDQDEPSSADSDQDEPSSADSDQDEPSSADSDQDEPSSADSDQEEPSSADSDQDEPSSADSDQNEPSCDEDEPSFLLEHLFEEDEPSSDEDEPSSADSDQEEPSSADSDQDEPSSADSDQDEPSSADSDQEEPSSADSDQEEPSFLLEHLFEEEDEPSSDQDEPSSADHEEPSCDEEASCDDADLSSLSSAGSEYGKGKKRGSRRKVKWWRRLFCCCIKPDVTDDELD, from the exons ATGTCTCTGCCAATGGAAACAGCAACAGCAGCCGACCCAGAACCATCTCCAGCCGGTAACACCGATAGACTCATGAGACTAAAAAACCGGCGTGAGGCCTTTCTGAAGCTTCAGAACCGGGCCAGGCGGCTGCCTGCTATGGACATGATGGAGAGACCTACGGAAGTCGTCAGTTCTACACACTACAGGAAGGAGGAGCCACTGAAGATGAGGAGCCACGGTAAGTATCGCGCCATCTGGATTATGAGGATCGATCGCGACCAGGATGAGCCCAGCAGTGCAGACAGCGACCAGGATGAGCCCAGCAGCGCAGACAGCGACCAGGATGAGCCCAGCAGCGCAGACAGCGACCAGGATGAGCCCAGCAGCGCAGACAGCGACCAGGATGAGCCCAGCAGCGCAGACAGCGACCAGGATGAGCCTAGCAGCGCAGACAGCGACCAGGAGGAGCCCAGCAGCGCAGACAGCGACCAGGATGAGCCCAGCAGCGCAGACAGCGACCAGAATGAGCCCAGCTGCGACGAGGATGAGCCCAGCTTCCTCCTGGAGCATCTCTTCGAGGAGGATGAGCCCAGCAGCGACGAGGATGAGCCCAGCAGCGCAGACAGCGACCAGGAGGAGCCTAGCAGCGCAGACAGCGACCAGGATGAGCCCAGCAGCGCAGACAGCGACCAGGATGAGCCTAGCAGCGCAGACAGCGACCAGGAGGAGCCCAGCAGCGCAGACAGCGACCAGGAGGAGCCCAGCTTCCTCCTGGAGCATCTCTTCGAGGAGGAGGATGAGCCCAGCAGCGACCAGGATGAGCCCAGCAGCGCCGATCACGAGGAGCCCAGCTGCGACGAGGAGGCAAGCTGTGATGACGCGGACCTGTCGAGTCTCTCTTCAGCTGGATCAGAATATGGTAAAG GGAAGAAGAGAGGCTCCAGGAGGAAGGTGAAGTGGTGGAGGAGACTCTTCTGCTGCTGCATCAAGCCTGATGTCACCGATGACGAGCTGGATTAG